In the Leptospira sp. WS4.C2 genome, one interval contains:
- a CDS encoding tol-pal system YbgF family protein, whose amino-acid sequence MKKFFFFSLFFILFFFFALASQSIVSVKLQELRFGILRDQLMNYELSSQTLRERLKQMFLSKDDYMSEVKVNILESGIMNSETEGLDLKMSLEDRFGLFVINSVRFLNFKPALELEEQQKTIIRLQFAFYMERTRKYPIASKKYQELEEAITSSLSDEMAFTLLHHGYCLVMMGEREKAFLKLTKAIDLFPGTHYAENASLLISFLEEGEKKKEELKSKKKSPEELAYSLFQSGDYEETLKTLESLPNLTKDQSYIKARAMEELGKTSNAVKEYIQLVKQKQNKEVAIRANRRLLLIGNFYQENKSLVAFSKEEANKLGDSKAAENIEEGKSLVLKPVIIEKVLKSETTSNLSVEEAKELNEIKENIRESLEDSKAETTKLAAVVSEEKIPLVAETQELNSKPAEQTSPVALKKQIPPSPLKLKVKLRDGREVVCDEVRIEGNLAILQLGSFGLNLPYDLVVSVQVASDRGIPVKLVTNSGIQIDSNRWIQNNSGDWTKPKSSDEPVVRSEVKSFRF is encoded by the coding sequence ATGAAAAAGTTTTTCTTTTTCTCTCTTTTCTTTATTCTATTTTTCTTTTTCGCTTTGGCTTCTCAATCCATCGTTAGCGTAAAACTACAAGAATTGCGCTTTGGAATTTTAAGAGACCAACTGATGAACTACGAGCTCTCTTCCCAAACTTTGAGAGAGCGACTAAAACAAATGTTCCTTTCCAAAGATGACTATATGTCTGAAGTAAAAGTCAACATTCTAGAATCGGGGATTATGAACTCCGAAACGGAAGGTTTAGACTTAAAAATGAGTTTGGAAGATCGTTTCGGCTTATTTGTTATTAATTCTGTTCGTTTTCTAAATTTCAAACCAGCATTAGAGCTCGAAGAACAACAAAAAACCATCATTCGATTGCAGTTTGCGTTCTATATGGAAAGAACAAGAAAGTATCCCATAGCTTCTAAAAAATACCAAGAGTTGGAAGAAGCGATCACTTCTTCACTTTCAGATGAAATGGCATTCACACTCCTTCATCATGGATACTGTTTGGTGATGATGGGAGAAAGAGAAAAAGCCTTTCTCAAACTCACTAAGGCCATAGATTTATTTCCTGGAACTCACTACGCAGAGAATGCAAGCCTCCTGATTAGTTTTTTAGAAGAAGGTGAGAAGAAAAAAGAGGAGCTCAAAAGCAAAAAGAAGTCCCCAGAGGAATTGGCTTATTCTCTATTCCAAAGTGGAGATTACGAGGAAACCTTAAAAACTTTAGAAAGCCTACCCAATTTGACGAAAGACCAATCTTATATCAAAGCCCGTGCGATGGAAGAATTGGGGAAAACTTCCAATGCCGTAAAAGAATACATTCAGCTCGTCAAACAAAAACAAAACAAAGAAGTTGCAATTAGAGCTAACAGGCGCTTACTGCTAATTGGAAATTTCTATCAAGAAAACAAATCCCTTGTCGCTTTCTCGAAAGAAGAAGCAAACAAACTAGGGGATTCCAAGGCAGCAGAGAATATTGAAGAAGGAAAAAGTTTGGTTCTAAAACCGGTCATCATAGAAAAGGTGCTAAAATCTGAAACGACATCCAACCTTTCTGTGGAAGAAGCAAAAGAACTGAATGAAATCAAAGAAAACATTCGCGAATCTCTTGAAGACTCCAAAGCGGAAACTACAAAATTAGCAGCAGTAGTTTCAGAGGAAAAAATACCACTTGTTGCAGAAACTCAAGAACTGAATTCAAAGCCTGCTGAACAAACTTCACCAGTGGCTCTTAAAAAACAGATACCTCCATCTCCTCTAAAACTAAAAGTGAAGTTACGAGATGGTAGGGAAGTGGTTTGCGATGAAGTGCGGATTGAAGGTAATCTCGCAATTTTGCAGTTAGGTTCCTTTGGATTAAACCTTCCGTATGATTTGGTGGTTTCGGTACAGGTCGCTAGCGACCGAGGGATCCCTGTGAAACTAGTCACAAACTCCGGAATACAAATAGATTCGAATCGTTGGATTCAAAACAATTCCGGAGACTGGACTAAACCAAAATCATCGGACGAACCTGTCGTGCGGAGTGAAGTAAAATCTTTCCGATTCTGA
- a CDS encoding SpoIIE family protein phosphatase has product MNKSKIKTTNSLRFKIGLFYSLLALLNIIFFTVMIFENQSDLLLKNFQFQSENLANTILADIQTIGLSGERDESFEVFRKTLKLYEINRFSIFTDDGKTILSEPESGPGKKEITDAVLKKTKEVSSDKEGNLFKARYSLDLNESDFTVDFLLPIRLSDNKEVFLFTHFNISSIQDRLKQLYIQVGYAVLWGIVFHVIFAILVYRAIFKRVGSLEIASKDMATGNLQSRVTWDFKSNDELDSLGKSFNLMAEEIQNKVTTITRLNEEINQELQIGKEVQELFLPSVKKYKKFNIGKLYRPMREVSGDLYQYFQFPEQNYYGFFLADASGHGVSAALVTVVMAMSLQSIMKENHSAIEAINQLGEVIANRLQASFFATGVFVVFEEPGVVKFVNAGHNAPFIIRPSTKEITYVDSSGPPLGMGDDIQYSLESFPVLPGDKIILYTDGVVETPIKEGGLFGLERFTEVVLENIHLSNAEIVEKAMALLEEKHEEYKDDVTMIVLDVPE; this is encoded by the coding sequence GTGAACAAAAGCAAAATCAAAACGACGAATTCCTTGCGCTTTAAGATTGGACTCTTTTATTCCCTTCTTGCCTTACTCAATATCATCTTTTTTACGGTGATGATCTTCGAAAATCAATCGGATTTGCTTCTTAAGAACTTCCAATTCCAGTCAGAAAACCTTGCCAACACCATCCTTGCCGATATCCAAACAATTGGCCTTTCGGGTGAGAGAGATGAAAGTTTTGAAGTTTTTCGCAAAACTCTGAAATTATATGAGATCAATAGGTTTTCTATCTTTACTGATGATGGCAAAACCATTCTTTCTGAACCAGAATCTGGACCAGGTAAAAAAGAAATCACAGATGCTGTTTTAAAAAAAACGAAAGAAGTTTCTTCCGATAAGGAAGGAAATCTCTTTAAGGCTCGGTATAGTTTAGATCTAAACGAATCGGATTTTACTGTCGATTTTTTATTACCCATCCGTCTTTCCGATAATAAGGAAGTATTTTTATTCACTCATTTCAATATCTCTTCAATCCAAGACCGATTAAAACAACTCTACATTCAAGTTGGATATGCTGTCCTTTGGGGAATTGTATTTCACGTTATCTTTGCTATCCTTGTATACCGAGCTATATTCAAACGTGTTGGATCCTTAGAAATTGCTTCAAAAGATATGGCAACAGGGAATTTACAATCCCGAGTCACTTGGGATTTTAAAAGTAATGATGAGTTAGATAGTTTGGGTAAATCATTTAACTTAATGGCAGAAGAAATCCAAAACAAAGTAACAACCATTACTCGCTTAAATGAAGAAATCAATCAAGAACTTCAGATCGGAAAAGAAGTACAAGAATTGTTTTTACCTTCAGTAAAAAAATATAAAAAATTTAATATTGGAAAACTATATCGCCCTATGCGTGAAGTGTCTGGAGATTTGTATCAATACTTCCAATTTCCTGAACAAAATTATTACGGATTTTTTTTGGCGGATGCTTCTGGGCATGGGGTTTCTGCGGCTCTTGTAACGGTTGTTATGGCAATGTCTTTACAATCCATAATGAAAGAAAATCATTCAGCTATCGAAGCAATCAACCAACTAGGTGAAGTCATTGCTAACCGTCTTCAAGCATCGTTTTTTGCTACAGGAGTATTTGTAGTATTTGAGGAGCCAGGTGTTGTCAAATTTGTAAACGCTGGGCACAATGCTCCTTTTATCATCCGTCCTTCCACAAAAGAAATTACCTATGTTGATAGCTCAGGTCCACCGCTTGGTATGGGAGACGACATCCAATATTCTTTAGAATCCTTTCCTGTGCTCCCTGGTGATAAAATCATACTTTATACAGACGGTGTGGTAGAAACTCCCATTAAAGAGGGAGGACTTTTTGGACTCGAACGATTCACCGAAGTAGTCCTCGAAAACATCCATTTATCCAATGCTGAAATTGTGGAAAAGGCAATGGCACTACTTGAAGAAAAACATGAGGAATATAAGGATGATGTCACAATGATTGTCCTTGATGTACCGGAATGA
- a CDS encoding PrsW family glutamic-type intramembrane protease, with protein MINQISIPSLVIFLINFLTLGFYYSFYRFHFYRFTESLLQYTAFSFSIFSAGIAIGLQALLLNWLPNGGSFWNAFVQSALVEEFAKLLGIYLFFRRNQDEFTVSDGIFYGLMLGGGFGLIENILYFINTGLWSQVLRSITALPIHMMNGGLIGAYLMMFLFHKNPIFKWGKLSFGFFICVAVHGLYNLSFFQEIDLLLILPICILSLFFLLELTIAKSRILVPGHILKLMNMSMEEYEILSRHNRHEGWIQNVQKHISTSGIKLLQYPTLRHSVLTIFFLIPGILSVYLLFDSPDWISKKFPELAIQDYFALFVMYPMILSVMFFFAGIINPYFFRDRMLEVPLFSSVDLHTSDIEENSAIFHIQANMFYLPTSQMYQENLKVKFDLWIGLHCFVGLTGTILWSKENEEGNCGAMCQLDKIPFLFLINWHYLRFKQNFKNLFLRKAMV; from the coding sequence ATGATCAATCAAATTTCTATACCAAGTTTGGTCATTTTCCTCATCAATTTTCTTACCTTAGGTTTTTACTATTCTTTCTATCGCTTCCATTTTTACCGTTTTACTGAATCTCTTTTACAATATACTGCTTTTTCGTTCTCTATTTTCAGCGCAGGAATCGCGATAGGTTTGCAGGCCCTTCTCCTGAATTGGCTTCCGAATGGCGGCTCCTTTTGGAATGCTTTTGTCCAATCTGCCCTTGTGGAAGAATTTGCAAAATTACTTGGTATCTATTTATTTTTCAGAAGAAATCAAGATGAGTTTACAGTTTCTGATGGAATTTTTTATGGATTGATGTTAGGCGGTGGATTTGGTTTAATCGAAAATATTTTGTATTTCATTAATACTGGTTTATGGTCACAAGTGCTTCGTTCCATAACAGCACTACCCATTCACATGATGAACGGCGGGCTAATTGGTGCCTACCTGATGATGTTTTTATTTCACAAAAATCCAATTTTTAAATGGGGAAAATTATCCTTTGGTTTTTTTATTTGCGTAGCAGTACACGGCTTATATAACCTTTCTTTTTTCCAGGAAATAGATTTACTCCTGATACTTCCCATTTGTATTCTCTCCCTTTTCTTTTTATTAGAACTTACAATTGCCAAATCAAGAATTTTAGTTCCTGGACATATTCTGAAACTTATGAACATGAGTATGGAAGAATATGAGATTTTAAGCCGCCACAATCGTCACGAAGGTTGGATTCAAAATGTTCAGAAGCATATATCAACGTCAGGTATTAAATTATTACAATATCCAACTTTGCGACATTCAGTTTTGACTATTTTCTTTTTAATACCAGGAATTCTATCGGTGTATTTGTTGTTTGATTCACCTGATTGGATTTCCAAAAAATTTCCTGAGTTGGCAATTCAAGATTACTTTGCATTATTTGTAATGTATCCAATGATACTTTCAGTAATGTTTTTCTTTGCGGGAATTATAAATCCATACTTCTTCAGAGACAGGATGCTTGAGGTACCTTTATTTAGCTCTGTTGATTTACATACATCTGATATCGAAGAAAACTCTGCGATCTTTCATATACAGGCAAATATGTTCTATCTTCCTACTTCGCAAATGTATCAAGAAAATCTAAAAGTAAAATTTGATTTATGGATTGGTCTGCATTGTTTTGTTGGACTTACTGGAACCATTCTTTGGAGCAAGGAAAATGAGGAAGGTAATTGCGGTGCCATGTGTCAATTGGACAAAATTCCGTTTTTATTTTTAATCAATTGGCATTACTTAAGATTCAAACAAAACTTTAAGAATTTATTTTTGAGAAAGGCAATGGTTTGA
- a CDS encoding MoxR family ATPase → MADYILSEDLKEAVQVAEITKRPLLLKGEPGTGKTLLASFLAETKNLPFYRWHIKSTSLAKEGLYFYDAVSRLNDSRFPEEEAMLRVRDVKNYIRLGALGEAFSQPDKAVVLIDEIDKADIEFPNDLLLELDKMEFFIPETKEHIIAKERPIVIITSNNEKELPDAFLRRCIFHYIEFPKREAMKEIIKAHYPSIQTEFMEKALAMFYSIRKIESLRKKPSTSELLDWIQVLLVSGETLESSKIPFAGTLFKSEDDYRVYLN, encoded by the coding sequence ATGGCTGATTATATCCTGTCCGAAGATCTGAAAGAAGCGGTCCAAGTGGCGGAAATTACAAAAAGACCTCTCCTCCTGAAGGGTGAACCGGGGACTGGTAAAACTCTCCTTGCGAGTTTCCTTGCAGAGACAAAGAACCTTCCCTTTTACCGATGGCATATTAAATCCACCAGTTTGGCCAAGGAAGGTTTGTATTTCTATGATGCCGTTTCCCGATTGAATGACTCTCGGTTTCCAGAAGAAGAAGCCATGCTCCGGGTCAGGGATGTAAAAAACTACATCCGGCTTGGAGCCCTAGGCGAAGCGTTTTCCCAACCAGACAAAGCAGTCGTCCTCATAGACGAAATTGACAAGGCAGACATTGAATTTCCGAATGATTTGCTTTTAGAATTGGACAAAATGGAATTTTTCATCCCCGAAACCAAAGAACATATCATCGCCAAAGAAAGACCGATTGTCATCATCACCTCCAATAACGAAAAAGAACTTCCCGATGCTTTCCTTAGACGTTGTATCTTTCATTACATTGAATTTCCGAAACGAGAGGCGATGAAAGAAATCATCAAAGCTCATTATCCATCCATTCAAACCGAGTTTATGGAAAAAGCTTTGGCCATGTTTTATTCCATCCGAAAGATCGAAAGCCTCCGAAAAAAACCTTCCACAAGCGAACTTTTGGATTGGATTCAAGTTTTGTTAGTATCAGGGGAAACTTTGGAATCTAGTAAGATTCCCTTTGCAGGAACCCTATTCAAATCTGAAGACGACTACCGAGTTTATTTGAACTAA
- a CDS encoding amidohydrolase translates to MAVIKIAIYQKNLHKRISPEEILKIQQSKAHFLILPEGFPHLFQSESPETAAKHEKEYQDHLLEISETFPGVILGGSHYRKNEEGHLVSALPIVQSLVLVDFYEKKSPSLSKEPGVVPGKTESIFIMGGLRFGLLVGEDLENESIWKEFKKEDIEIVFYLSYADEKRSYEEDLTYFESLAKAKSVHLIRVCGPSEGKPARSLYASPSGINWKVGKAEEDKDVFKTLSVNVMRSYLL, encoded by the coding sequence ATGGCAGTCATCAAAATCGCAATCTACCAAAAGAACTTACACAAACGCATAAGCCCCGAGGAAATCTTAAAAATCCAACAAAGTAAGGCTCATTTTTTGATTTTACCGGAAGGTTTTCCTCACCTTTTCCAAAGTGAATCGCCAGAAACTGCCGCCAAACACGAAAAAGAATACCAAGACCATTTGTTGGAAATTTCAGAAACTTTTCCTGGTGTCATTCTTGGTGGTAGCCACTATCGAAAAAATGAAGAAGGTCATTTGGTTTCGGCTCTTCCCATTGTTCAATCTTTAGTGTTAGTTGATTTTTATGAAAAAAAATCCCCTTCTCTTTCAAAAGAACCTGGAGTCGTTCCCGGAAAAACAGAATCGATCTTTATCATGGGTGGTCTACGTTTTGGACTTCTTGTTGGTGAAGATTTAGAAAATGAATCCATCTGGAAAGAGTTTAAAAAAGAAGACATCGAAATTGTTTTTTACCTTTCCTATGCAGACGAAAAACGTTCTTACGAGGAGGATCTCACTTACTTTGAATCCCTTGCCAAAGCAAAATCTGTCCATTTAATTCGTGTTTGTGGACCATCCGAAGGGAAACCTGCTCGGAGCCTTTATGCTTCGCCATCTGGAATCAATTGGAAAGTGGGAAAAGCGGAAGAAGACAAAGATGTGTTTAAAACTTTGTCCGTGAATGTAATGAGAAGTTATTTATTATAA
- a CDS encoding lipoprotein signal peptidase has translation MNLPKTPFFSVFKPGYLAFVAFGLFLDLSSKYIIITKMLAHESIPVLGDFFRLSLTFNTGFVFGLFQDNALPSLFATGFAIVFLIFYRWQNADLGNAWGWNFVMAGAFGNFLDKFFVKVPGVGFRFGFTPEKPGIEYIGVVDFLDFEWPDFLLFDRWPAFNVADSCVSIGIVILLLTMDWKELDKK, from the coding sequence ATGAATCTACCTAAAACCCCATTTTTTTCGGTCTTTAAACCTGGATATCTTGCTTTTGTTGCTTTTGGACTTTTTTTAGATTTATCATCTAAATATATCATCATCACCAAAATGTTAGCCCACGAAAGTATCCCCGTGTTAGGTGATTTTTTCCGATTGTCTTTAACTTTTAATACAGGTTTTGTTTTTGGACTTTTTCAAGACAATGCTCTGCCTTCCCTTTTTGCGACAGGTTTCGCGATTGTATTCTTAATATTCTACCGTTGGCAAAATGCTGATTTAGGAAATGCTTGGGGTTGGAACTTTGTAATGGCGGGAGCCTTCGGGAATTTTTTAGATAAGTTTTTTGTAAAGGTTCCTGGAGTTGGGTTTCGATTTGGATTCACACCTGAAAAACCGGGAATCGAATACATCGGCGTTGTGGACTTTCTTGATTTTGAGTGGCCTGACTTTTTACTTTTTGATCGTTGGCCTGCATTCAATGTGGCAGATTCTTGTGTGTCAATTGGAATCGTCATTCTCCTTCTCACTATGGACTGGAAAGAGTTAGATAAAAAGTAA
- a CDS encoding ABC1 kinase family protein — protein MNSKQNRSASIYFFVMRTWFQYLVLTKIKRKFKSQTKYENLRIRFLKRKGKETKILFFRLGGVYIKIGQFISNLFHVLPEEFLWELQDLQDKIPPRKFEDIDKRWIHDYGKSMNEIFTNLDKSSYASASTAQVHIGYYNEIKVAIKTLYPGIEEDAIRDLKTISRVLWIIDRFVFKISAKEVNEQLHSMIRAELDLRSELKNLKYTKQLFALEKDFYFPNPIDGLCNKHTLVTEFVEGKKIYELGVLESHTKKNPNLEKLVRAYILMIFEYRFFHADPHPGNLIFMETGELCFIDFGAVQSISEEETRILERILIGAMRKDYHLITESLFELGAVTESLSKEELIQIVKYSLEKLNRILDSTDHFRNIGLDTLHPAEDLRFLKEIQVSLKRLLSSLKLPPNFLSLHRVLALLLGNSSYLDPTRSMIDYAEKPFSQIVLKGSSLKKLWRDEGEEFITSLFSLPKELNEFLYKWNRGEFQTPDSSRKEELRLKEIFTFGALGSIFFFFGMYYSEKLWKEPSILFYILSGLSFWSLAKSSLSYWKQK, from the coding sequence ATGAATTCAAAACAAAACAGATCCGCTTCTATTTATTTTTTTGTGATGAGAACTTGGTTCCAGTATCTCGTATTAACCAAAATCAAACGAAAATTCAAAAGCCAAACCAAATACGAAAACCTCCGGATTCGGTTTTTAAAAAGAAAAGGTAAAGAGACAAAGATCCTATTCTTTCGGTTAGGTGGAGTGTATATAAAAATTGGTCAATTTATCAGCAATTTATTCCATGTGTTACCCGAGGAATTTTTATGGGAACTACAAGACTTACAAGATAAAATCCCACCCAGAAAATTCGAGGATATCGACAAACGTTGGATTCATGATTACGGAAAATCAATGAATGAAATCTTCACCAACCTAGATAAATCATCCTATGCCAGTGCCTCCACCGCACAAGTCCATATTGGTTACTACAATGAGATAAAAGTCGCCATCAAAACTTTATATCCTGGAATTGAAGAAGATGCCATCCGCGATTTAAAAACCATTTCTAGGGTACTTTGGATCATTGACCGTTTTGTATTCAAAATTTCTGCCAAAGAAGTTAACGAACAACTGCACTCTATGATTCGTGCTGAACTTGATCTTCGAAGCGAATTAAAAAACTTAAAATACACCAAGCAACTGTTTGCTTTAGAAAAAGATTTTTATTTCCCAAATCCGATAGATGGACTCTGTAACAAACATACGTTAGTTACAGAGTTTGTGGAGGGAAAAAAAATTTATGAGTTGGGGGTTTTGGAATCTCATACCAAAAAGAATCCGAATTTAGAAAAACTGGTTCGGGCTTATATCCTAATGATTTTTGAATACCGATTCTTTCATGCAGACCCACATCCTGGAAATTTAATTTTTATGGAAACAGGGGAACTTTGTTTTATTGATTTTGGTGCCGTCCAATCCATCTCCGAAGAAGAAACTCGTATATTAGAACGAATTTTAATTGGTGCTATGCGAAAAGACTATCATCTAATCACAGAGTCTTTATTTGAACTCGGAGCCGTAACCGAATCATTATCGAAAGAAGAACTCATCCAAATAGTGAAGTATTCTCTGGAAAAATTGAATCGAATTTTGGATTCAACAGACCACTTTCGTAATATTGGCCTTGATACACTTCATCCAGCAGAAGACCTCCGTTTTTTAAAAGAAATTCAAGTGAGTTTGAAACGCCTTCTTTCTAGTTTAAAACTGCCTCCTAATTTCCTGAGTCTCCACCGCGTACTTGCTTTGTTACTTGGAAACTCATCCTATTTGGACCCAACAAGATCCATGATTGATTATGCAGAAAAACCATTCTCACAAATCGTTTTGAAAGGAAGTTCCCTAAAAAAACTTTGGAGAGACGAGGGGGAAGAATTCATTACGAGCCTATTTTCACTGCCGAAGGAACTGAATGAATTTTTATACAAATGGAACCGTGGAGAGTTCCAAACCCCGGATTCCTCAAGAAAAGAGGAGTTACGGCTAAAAGAAATATTTACCTTCGGAGCTCTTGGTTCGATATTTTTCTTTTTCGGAATGTATTATTCTGAAAAATTATGGAAAGAACCAAGCATATTATTTTATATACTATCAGGACTTAGTTTTTGGTCTTTAGCCAAGTCAAGTCTCAGTTATTGGAAACAAAAATAA
- a CDS encoding Gfo/Idh/MocA family protein, with product MKRSKIKTILIGLGRICSSLETDPFRKKPCTHMGVLTSEWGKDRFEFVLGLDNNPEKCESFQSFWNTKTEIVNSDPTKVTLPNSIQFAVISTPSANHEDWAKHCIRQGIPNLLIEKPVALTESGAKRIQKLAKKHKTRIWINHERRYHPSYQFVKDQLTKGKFGNLKSIRASVFTSAKNPGLAFSKLGGGPLLHDGTHAVDLIHWFLGKPKLVDSKLERPKKNSIESRAVAWFQTKAGVDIFLDVAGERDYFQFELDIHTDTHRIICSNDGFQFYQSETSNLYKGFRSLVPFFPAQFPKPETANAFIGIYDEIFQVITGKKQTMEGTLSDNIEILNLIESIYRRKQ from the coding sequence ATGAAACGATCCAAAATCAAAACCATCCTGATTGGCCTAGGACGGATTTGTTCCAGTTTAGAAACGGATCCTTTTCGCAAAAAACCCTGCACTCATATGGGTGTTCTGACATCCGAATGGGGAAAGGATCGGTTTGAATTTGTTTTGGGGTTAGATAACAATCCCGAAAAATGCGAATCCTTTCAATCCTTTTGGAATACAAAAACAGAAATCGTAAACTCCGACCCCACAAAGGTGACACTACCCAATTCCATCCAATTTGCAGTGATCTCCACTCCCAGTGCTAACCACGAAGACTGGGCCAAACACTGCATCCGCCAAGGGATTCCCAATCTTCTGATCGAAAAGCCTGTAGCGCTCACAGAATCCGGGGCCAAACGAATTCAAAAACTCGCAAAAAAACATAAAACGCGAATTTGGATCAACCATGAAAGAAGATACCACCCCAGTTATCAATTTGTAAAAGACCAACTAACAAAAGGGAAATTTGGGAACCTGAAATCCATTCGCGCCTCCGTGTTCACTTCTGCCAAAAACCCTGGTCTCGCATTTTCAAAACTAGGTGGTGGCCCTTTACTTCATGATGGTACACATGCGGTAGATCTCATCCATTGGTTTCTCGGAAAACCCAAGTTAGTTGATTCAAAACTAGAAAGACCAAAAAAGAATTCTATCGAATCCAGAGCTGTGGCCTGGTTTCAAACCAAAGCTGGTGTGGATATTTTTTTAGATGTGGCGGGCGAAAGAGACTATTTTCAATTTGAACTCGATATCCATACAGATACCCATAGAATCATTTGTTCCAATGATGGTTTTCAGTTTTACCAATCAGAAACTTCCAATTTGTACAAAGGATTTCGGAGTTTAGTTCCTTTTTTTCCAGCTCAATTTCCAAAACCAGAAACAGCAAATGCTTTTATCGGAATTTATGATGAAATCTTTCAAGTGATTACGGGAAAAAAACAAACGATGGAAGGGACTCTTTCTGACAATATTGAGATTCTAAACTTGATAGAATCCATTTACAGGCGAAAACAATGA
- the murF gene encoding UDP-N-acetylmuramoyl-tripeptide--D-alanyl-D-alanine ligase, whose translation MIAPFEYSLSTILSLFSKDLHWDRTDNPTFRWITTSSAETKPRSLFVPLRGTRDGHEFIPDALSKGALAFLCEKNHPILKKLSDTDQAKAIFVPNCLLALGVLSRHHRIRFRPIIFAVTGSSGKTTTKDLLGGLFSFLNRKSLVVTEKNYNNEIGLPFTLFRITEETRVVVCELGMNHRGEIARLSQIAEPTHALITNIGSAHIENLRSREAIAEEKIDIISGMPENSVIFVPDDLEFLNRVKLRTKKQKIKLVIWNHKEKPNLKIKKIEPNGFRLEWNGKEIHWKLPGSKLLSNVRGMLAVGTHFGINPDQITKTIQNYKSPDKRLNINKGYYTIIDDCYNANPESMLSSIGAAEQIAGNKNIVWILGSMKELGKFSKYYHEEVGKEIQRLGKGILLGFGEETKPMVKKVQGGHFFTEVEELIQFVKSNVPKHSVLLVKGSRSMKMERIVLALETFKG comes from the coding sequence ATGATCGCACCATTTGAATATTCCCTGTCAACTATTCTAAGTTTGTTTTCCAAAGACCTACATTGGGACCGGACGGACAATCCAACGTTTCGCTGGATCACAACCTCTTCTGCCGAAACGAAACCTAGGTCTTTATTTGTTCCCTTACGAGGAACAAGGGACGGTCACGAATTTATACCCGATGCTCTTTCCAAAGGGGCACTCGCCTTTCTTTGCGAAAAAAACCACCCCATCTTAAAAAAACTTTCCGATACCGATCAGGCGAAAGCAATTTTTGTTCCCAATTGTTTACTCGCACTGGGAGTCCTTTCTCGTCATCATAGAATTAGATTTAGACCCATCATTTTTGCAGTCACTGGATCATCAGGAAAAACAACCACAAAGGATTTGTTAGGTGGCTTGTTCAGTTTTTTGAATCGAAAATCCCTTGTGGTAACAGAAAAAAATTATAACAATGAAATTGGACTTCCCTTCACTTTGTTTCGGATTACCGAAGAGACTCGAGTTGTGGTTTGTGAATTGGGAATGAACCATCGAGGAGAAATCGCTAGACTCTCCCAGATCGCTGAACCTACACATGCCCTTATCACAAATATTGGTTCGGCCCATATTGAAAACCTGAGGTCAAGAGAAGCCATTGCCGAAGAAAAAATAGATATCATTAGTGGAATGCCAGAAAATTCAGTCATCTTTGTACCCGACGACTTGGAGTTTTTGAATCGTGTGAAATTGAGAACCAAAAAACAAAAGATAAAACTTGTGATTTGGAATCATAAAGAGAAACCGAATTTAAAAATTAAGAAAATAGAACCAAATGGATTTCGCCTGGAATGGAATGGAAAGGAGATCCATTGGAAACTCCCTGGCTCAAAACTTCTTTCCAATGTGCGAGGAATGTTGGCTGTAGGAACTCATTTTGGAATCAATCCAGACCAAATTACAAAAACGATTCAAAATTACAAAAGCCCTGACAAACGCTTGAATATAAACAAGGGTTACTATACCATCATTGATGATTGTTACAATGCTAATCCGGAATCCATGCTCTCCAGTATCGGTGCAGCAGAGCAGATTGCCGGTAATAAAAATATTGTTTGGATTTTAGGTTCGATGAAGGAGCTCGGGAAGTTTTCCAAATACTATCATGAAGAGGTGGGAAAAGAAATCCAGAGACTTGGAAAAGGTATCTTACTCGGGTTTGGCGAAGAAACAAAACCTATGGTAAAGAAAGTGCAAGGAGGCCATTTTTTTACCGAAGTTGAGGAGCTCATCCAATTTGTGAAATCGAATGTTCCTAAACATTCTGTTTTACTCGTTAAGGGATCTCGGTCTATGAAAATGGAAAGAATTGTACTAGCCTTAGAAACATTTAAGGGTTGA